One window of Fusobacterium polymorphum genomic DNA carries:
- a CDS encoding L-aspartate oxidase, whose amino-acid sequence MKVENCDVVIIGSGVAGLICALSLDKKFKIILLTKKKLKDSNSYLAQGGISVCRGKEDREEYIEDTLIAGHYKNDRKAVEILVDESEEAIKTLIENGVKFTGDEKGLFYTREGGHRKFRILYCEDQTGKYIMESLIEKILERDNIKIMEDCEFLDIIEKENNCLGILAKKEEIFAIKSKFTILATGGLGGIYKNTTNFSHIRGDGVAVAIRHNIELKDISYIQIHPTTFYTKENERKFLISESVRGEGAVLLNQKLERFTDELKPRDKVTKAILEEMKKDNSEYEWLDFSTIKLDIKERFPNIYNNLMKKGINPLKDKVPVVPAQHYTMGGIKVDMNSKTSMKNLYAIGEVACTGVHGQNRLASNSLLESVVFAKRALQSIIDENNISVYNNITDDVFKNIADKILLIDEKENKNIIMQRIKKDELEKNR is encoded by the coding sequence ATGAAAGTTGAAAATTGTGATGTAGTTATAATTGGTTCTGGTGTTGCAGGTTTAATTTGTGCTTTGAGCTTAGATAAAAAATTTAAAATAATATTATTAACAAAGAAAAAACTTAAAGATAGCAATTCCTATCTTGCACAGGGAGGAATATCTGTTTGTAGAGGAAAAGAGGATAGAGAAGAATATATTGAAGATACCTTAATTGCAGGGCATTATAAAAATGATAGAAAAGCAGTTGAAATATTAGTTGATGAGTCGGAAGAAGCTATAAAAACTTTAATTGAAAATGGAGTAAAATTTACAGGAGATGAAAAAGGTTTATTCTATACAAGAGAGGGAGGACATAGAAAATTTAGGATTCTATATTGTGAAGATCAAACTGGTAAATATATAATGGAAAGTCTTATAGAAAAAATTTTGGAAAGAGATAATATAAAAATAATGGAAGATTGTGAATTTTTAGATATTATTGAAAAAGAAAATAATTGTTTAGGAATATTAGCAAAAAAAGAAGAAATATTTGCTATAAAATCAAAATTTACAATATTGGCAACAGGTGGTTTAGGTGGAATATATAAAAATACTACAAATTTTTCTCATATAAGGGGAGATGGTGTTGCAGTAGCTATTAGGCATAATATAGAATTAAAGGATATTTCATATATACAAATACATCCAACAACATTCTACACAAAGGAAAATGAAAGAAAGTTTTTAATTTCAGAATCAGTAAGAGGAGAAGGAGCAGTACTTTTAAATCAAAAATTAGAAAGGTTTACAGATGAATTAAAACCTAGGGATAAAGTTACAAAGGCAATATTAGAAGAAATGAAAAAAGATAATTCTGAATATGAGTGGTTAGATTTTAGTACAATAAAGTTAGATATTAAAGAGAGATTTCCTAATATTTATAATAATTTAATGAAAAAAGGTATAAATCCACTAAAAGATAAAGTTCCAGTAGTTCCTGCTCAACACTATACAATGGGTGGAATTAAGGTTGATATGAACTCTAAAACTTCAATGAAAAATTTATATGCTATTGGAGAAGTTGCTTGTACAGGTGTTCATGGTCAAAATAGACTTGCAAGCAATTCATTACTAGAAAGCGTTGTATTTGCAAAAAGAGCTTTACAGTCAATTATTGACGAAAATAATATTTCTGTTTATAATAACATAACAGATGATGTTTTTAAAAATATAGCAGATAAAATTTTATTGATAGATGAGAAAGAAAATAAAAATATCATAATGCAAAGGATAAAAAAAGATGAACTTGAGAAAAATAGATAA
- the nadA gene encoding quinolinate synthase NadA, producing the protein MKDRIKKLQKEKDVAILAHYYVDGEVQEIADYVGDSFYLAKTATKLKNKTIIMAGVYFMGESIKILNPEKTVHMVDVYADCPMAHMITIKKIKEMREKYDDLAVVCYINSTAEIKAYCDVCITSSNAVKIVSKLKEKNIFIVPDGNLASYIAKQVKNKNIILNEGYCCVHNLVHLENVIKLKNEYPNAKVLAHPECKEEILNLADYIGSTSGIIEEVLKGGDEFIVVTERGIQHKIYEKAPNKKLYFADTLICKSMKKNTLEKIEKILLEGGDELEVNDEIAKKALIPLERMLELAGD; encoded by the coding sequence ATGAAGGACAGAATAAAAAAATTACAGAAGGAAAAAGATGTTGCAATTTTAGCTCATTATTATGTAGATGGGGAAGTACAAGAGATTGCTGATTATGTTGGAGATTCTTTTTACTTAGCAAAAACAGCAACAAAATTAAAGAATAAAACAATAATAATGGCAGGAGTATATTTTATGGGTGAAAGTATAAAAATTTTAAACCCAGAAAAAACAGTACATATGGTTGATGTTTATGCTGATTGTCCTATGGCACATATGATAACTATAAAAAAAATAAAAGAGATGAGAGAAAAATATGATGATTTAGCAGTAGTCTGTTATATAAATTCAACAGCAGAAATTAAAGCATATTGTGATGTATGTATAACTTCATCTAATGCAGTTAAGATTGTGAGTAAATTAAAAGAAAAAAATATTTTTATAGTTCCTGATGGAAATTTAGCTTCATATATTGCAAAGCAAGTTAAAAATAAAAATATTATCTTAAATGAGGGATATTGTTGTGTACATAACTTAGTACATTTAGAAAATGTAATAAAATTAAAAAATGAATATCCTAATGCTAAGGTTTTGGCTCACCCAGAATGTAAAGAGGAAATTTTAAATCTAGCAGATTATATTGGAAGTACAAGTGGAATAATTGAAGAAGTTTTAAAAGGTGGAGATGAATTTATAGTTGTAACAGAAAGAGGAATACAACATAAGATTTATGAAAAAGCTCCTAATAAAAAATTATATTTTGCAGATACTTTAATATGTAAAAGTATGAAGAAAAATACCTTAGAAAAAATAGAGAAGATTTTATTAGAGGGTGGAGATGAATTAGAAGTTAATGATGAAATAGCAAAAAAGGCTCTAATTCCTTTGGAAAGAATGTTAGAATTAGCAGGAGATTAA